The DNA window AGATGTAAAAAGCATGTGCAACTAATTTCGACAAGAAccgttttcatgatttatagcTCTGATGTTTACTTGCCTCCCTAATGCCCCCCTGCCTTTCTTTTGGTCTCTGACAGGTTGCCCTCAGCATCTCTGTGACCTGCCTGCCATTTAGCATTTTTGTGTATCTTTGTCCACTAACAATTTTGCAAATCTGAAAGGAAACATATCAAAAGAGAAAACTAGTACATGCAGAAAGATAACAGCAATAGGAAAGgtggaaaataaaaatagaagggAAGTAAGAGTAAGCCACCTCCATAGGCAGATACACAGCCTTTGCATTGCTGCCACACTGAAGCGCAGGCAACATAGGATACGTTAGTACAATGCTGTACTTCTGTTGGAAGTAGGCAGCAACAGATACCATTGTTTCAGTGCCATCAACAGGAAACCTTAATCAATTTGAGATTGTCAAAAATAATTAGACATTCCTAGAAGAACATAAAGTAAGCCAAGAATACAATTGTAACAGCAATCGCAAGAAAAGTGAAACTAATTAACAAGGCAAcaaccatataaaaaaaattatttcaatccAATCCtatgaatataaaattaaaagaatgcATTACAAAAACATATAGACAGATGAATTTATGATACTACATTAGGTTGATGATAATGTTTGTGTGCTTGAAAGCTTCGTAATGTTAAAAGCATTAACTAACTGCATACCCATAAAATAACCAGTACAacatcaaaaacaaaattatgaaGCTATAGTCTAATGGTCTCATATAAGTCAAAGCTCCAAACTAGTAACATACATCATTGTCATCGATGATCGAGGAGTCAACCCTGTGATTCTGTAGCGTCTACCTTGATGAGTCGCCTCTACCTTAACACCTTTCAAAACCTTTCTAAcctgaaaaaaaaagtacatttaaaacattttccagatAAGTAGAATAAACATCCAAAAAGGCATTTGCATATTGAGCAAAGGACATCTACAAACACTATCATCCAACaaatcttcaattattttaCCAACATATTTCAGGGGCTTCATATTGTGGCAAACCATAAACAGAGCATAGTCAACAGACTACGAATAAGCACTTCTCAAGTACCTTCGAATGGTCCTGATCAGACAGCCGCACCTGAGGATCATCCCTGAGATTCAGGTGCCGCAAAACATAATCAGAGACAAAAATGGGCTCATAGAACGCTCTGGCTGACATATCTGCATGCACAGTAGCAGGAGAAGAAACATGTAAGAGAACGTAATCCGATTAGTctcaaagaagtaaaaaaaaattaaaaagacacCAAACACAAAATGTAAAATCCCCGTCCCGGATTTCCTTGCATGTTCATACCTATATTGAGAGCAAGGCCCATCTGAGTTGGTCGAAGACTCTGATAATACCCTCTCCAGTATTCTAACCCACCAGTAAGCGAGCCGGTGTCATCTGGAGACTCATTGTGGAAAAGTGACCTTCCCACTACTTCATAGCTGCAGTTGTAAGAGTTTGAGGTGTCTAAATTATCATTCAAATggaaaaaggaataaaaaaaaagacgaACAGAGAGGAACATACTTTACTGATGGGTTTGTCCGCAGCACCACATCCAAAGCTTGAATTGTTTCTTGCGGGACATCTGACTGCCTACTGCGCAAGAACTGTTTCAAATGGTGAATATCAGCTTTGGCAGCAAACTTAATGGAGACCTTAAACTCCCTTTCCCtcctgaaaaaataaaacagtgCAACAAAGTTCATACAGGAAAcagcataaataaataaataaaaacatgacTCTGGTTAATCAACGCCGCTCAAGCTTTTGAATTCTAATGAGCTTGAAACTGAAAGTATTCCCATGGGCATGagcaaattacaaaaatacgAATTGTTGTGCTTGGAAATATGCAAACACTAATAGCAAACTTACCTTGCTCCACCATTATCATCAGCAAACATGATAACAAATTCTTTGGAGGCGAATGGGAGCGCACCAGCAGTGTAAGCACTCTTTCGACCATCATATGCCAAACCCCGTCCACCCAAGTGTGAAAGTTTATAGCTCTCAACCAGCTGTTTGATTATCAGTCGGCACACTTTCTTTGACAGAACCTCAGGGGTGATTGTAACCTGaagattaaaaattaataaacaacAACTTAACCATTACTGTAGCAAACTATAGCTGTGATCCATCATTACacacatcaaaaaaaattaatattactattattttttaaaaaacaaaacagCATTGTTTAAAACcgaactaaaattttaaaatttaacgtCCAGATAGgatagaaattaaaaataatttttttggaggGTAATGTGTTATATTACATTTCTTAAAACTAGATATTGTTGAATAATCCATTTAAGAGAAGGGtaatattatactaaatattCATACATTTCTGGATTATAAAAATGTGCCaaaacttcatttttattttgaatagaaGTAGCACTAAAATAAACATTAcacctatatgtatatataagtaTGCGTTACATATATTCAGATAATTCCAGTATATAATGTGTATACATctacatatatatgtaaaagaaaaagagatgtacatatacaaatatatgtatatacagaTGATTCAGGTGTATCACATAtgcatacacacacacacacccacatatacatatatatatatatacatacatatatataaggATATGTATAAGCACTTACAGAGAGAGTAAGAATGACAGAGACGCCTATACAACACACCAAATGTGTATATAATAGAGGGAGAACGCGCACAACagaaaattttttaaaatcaagtaATACATCAAATGATACTTACATCATAGTGATGTACATCTCGATCAGCAACCTGAACGAGAAAGTGATTCGCCTTAACTAGGCACCTTCGCCCGATGGTTCCGTAATCCGGTCTAGGAGGAGGCCGCATGTTTTTAGATGATACCGGTGGCGGCCTTGGCGGCTGCGTCGAAGTCGACGGTCCCGCTAGATGCGCAGGGATGGTAGCAACAGGCGGTGACAACTGTTGCACGGGCTGAGGCCCAGCAGGAGGATTTGCAGATGTGGAAGGTTGAAGCGAAAGCTTTTGTTCAACCTCCCGAGTCATCGATGAAACCGCCATTGACGGTTGTTGATGATGATATATCGGAGGAGGATTGTAACTCGGAGGAGCATTGTAACTAGGAGAAGCACTGTAACTCGATGATCCGCCACTGGAATAAGTTCCTCGACCACGACCACCGGGAGACGGATATCCTCTGCCACGACCATCGGAAGGAGGTGTTCGACCACCGCCTCTGCCGCCACCATAAGGAGGTGTTCGACCATCGCCTCTGCCGCCACCATAAGGAGGTGTTCTTCCACCGCCTCTGCCACCACCATAAGGAGAACCACCGCGACGTCCTCGTCCACGTTCCGACATTGTTAacgagagagagaaaaagagtaataagaagaagagaagTTGAATTTGGGAGTGATGAAAAAGTGCCAGCGGAAGAAGTGGGGAAGACACTCTCTTATATAGGGGGAAATGAGGGGAATATTTACCCTCAAGTCCTCAATTAAAACGTTAATTATTTTCAAGTACACGCAGTaaattcctttttctttcttttatcaCAAAGATCATAAACCGATAATAATTTTGTGGGAAAAATGTaataaatgtcctttttggttatttttattacttataaaaatgaaatttgaaaaggaaaaaaaaagttatatatgaCAAGTTGTGTTTGGCAATGAATTATAAATTggagtttttattttattttattttattttatcgtGAGTTATTTGGaatgaaaacatatttttattatttttcaaaatattgaaattttaaaatttaatttgaagttgactttcaaatttttatggtcaaaaatatttttaaaaactaaaatatcaaaaaaagtgaaaaaaaagtcATGGCGATGAGACAAATTATTTCATATAAATGATGGGATAACTATGTATATCTCATTCATTGTACCAAATGATTCCATAAAAATTTAGGTTGATTGAATCGATTTGAAAACATCTAAAGTTGGCAATATTTTTCACTAAACGCATCTACTAGGATTTTTACCATTTAAACACCTATATTAGAATCAAATTGTGTAATTTTACCACTCTTCACCAACTTGACCAAATATGCAAGTCTCATGACACGCCAAATAGCCAATCAAATGAAGACATGTGATTGAAACATTATTAGAATCCGATTATGTCATATTAAAGTTTTTTATTGACGCGAATAAACGTGCAAAGAGTGTGTAGCACACTTGGCAGTGACACGTCAAAATGACGAATTAAATGAAGACGcgttacaaaagaaaaagaacaaaaaattaaattaaatttttaaaagtattatgaACCATAcctcaaaaatatcaaaattatttctGATATATTCTCggctaaaaaaaatacaattcaaaataatctacacatcaaaattacaaaaatacaacaaataataatgaaaaaaatagttataagtttaaaacatgtattagGATCCGGTTATgtcattttaatgtttttttgttGATGCGAATAAACGTGCAATGAGTGTGTAGCACACTTGGCAATGACACGTCAAAATGACAAATTAAATGAAGACGcgttacaaaagaaaaaaaatatcaaaaattaaattatatttttaaaagtattatgaACCCTACctcaaaaatattgaaattatttttcgtATATTCTCGACTAAAAAATAcagttcaaaaataatatacaataatgaacatcaaaattacaaaaacacaacaaataaaaaaaatagttataagaTTGATTCGGTTATGtcattttaatgtttttgttgATGCGAATAAACGTGCAAAGAGTGTGTAGCACACTTGCAGTGACGCGTCAAAATGACGAATTAAATGAAGACGcgttataaaagaaaaaaataaaaataaaaataaaattttaaaaatattatgaacCCTACCTCAAAAATATCGAAactatttatgatatattctcggctaaaaaaaagacaattcaaaataatctaCAATAATGAAcatcaaaattacaaaaacacaacaaataagaatgaaaaaatagtTATAAGATTGAAACATGTATTAGGATCCGGTTATGTCATTTTAACGTTTTTTGTTGACGCGAATAAATGTGCAAGGAGTGTGTAGTACACTTGGCAGTGACACATCAAAATGACGAATTAAATAAAGAAAcgttacaaaagaaaataaattaaaattttaaaagtattatgaACCCTACCTCAAAAATATCGAAATTATTTCTGGTATATTCTTggctaaaaaaaatacaattcaaaataatctaCAATAATGAAcatcaaaattacaaaaacacaacaaataataatgaaaaaatagttaTAAGATTGAACCTATAACAAAACAATATAACAATTTGAATATAAGAAATCAACGAGAGAAGAAGAACaaacagaagaagaagaaagacatAGTCGAATAAGTATACCCTTCGAAGTTGTCCAGTCGTTTGGGCTTGAGACTTTCATGTTGTAGATCTCAACTTCAAAGTCTCTTGCCTATTGAAAGCAAGAGATTTTCCTTATGGGTCGAGTTCGTCTGCATCGAACTTTCCTAGTGAGGTTTATCTCTCCTGTGTATTTTATGAGTTATTGCATAGAATCAAGGGTTTTACCCCATGTGCACCCAAAAGGTAGCAGCGGCGAATTTTCcttctcataaaaataaataaatgacataGCCGAACCCTATTATATGTGCTTAAATAGTATGAATTTTAATTGAAGTGTCTAGAGCccatttggattggcttaaaaaaaaagtttttaagtCGAAAGATGaaaactcaaacttaaattacttttaataaaaaaatataaagtagggggtagacctacttttggtttttaaacttttttaaagtcatattaaacttattttaagttatttttaactttgttaaatactctcaaaaactaaaaatgacttaaaagaaaatttgatcaacttttaaatCAATCCAAACAGACGCTAAATAAAAGATAGTATCAAGTTCAGTTAGCTTCCAAAATATTCAGTCTTTTAGTTTTTAACTCTCTATGATgacaaaaatcaagaattttaatttgttgctACTAACAtaggagtattatttttttgagatcaaCATATGCTGCATTCTATATCAAGTATGAATTGGCAATTaaacaaattgataaaaatgttGTCCAAGTAtgaattacatatattttttcgaCCCTAGCCGtttaattgtatatattttttttcatattcatttacaTGTCAAAGAAGattgaactttaaaattttattttaattatacatatgggataaagtgaaaaaaaagttaaatattgTGAAATATACGTTCTAAACaatacataaaattttgaatagaTATCCTcctaatacataaaataaatgtaAGACTCggcaatttaattaaaaaatagaagttctaaacaatatttatttgtaaaatattcAGCACTCCAGGAAACACGTATTGTCAAGAAAATGACCATAATACAATTTAGTAACAAAATCCAACTAAATGCCCTGCTAtactgaaaaaatatatataagatttggtaagttatcaaaaaaatatttgtgttaaATTTGGACAGTAAAATaaaatcttcttttttcaaGGCTAatccttaattttattttaattttttattgtttatatataaagggaagttgaatttgaaaaaaaataaaattatttacaaatattcataaaatgatCTTTCTTTGTGAAATATGAGTGCAATAGTCAAACAAACTGACTATGGTATGATTTGGTAAGAAATCACAGATAAATATCTTCCTGTTATAGAAAAATAGTGAATGATTAggtaatttatttttggaaaaaatattaaatttttagcagttcaaattaattactctatttttttcaagtttgatcataaatttgttttttttcttattcaatCACGTGTAAAAATAGGTAAacttcaaaacttttttttaattacactTATATCATAAAGtggatttatttttatataaatatattctcCTATAATTTTAGgaatttagtaaaaaaaattgaaaataaatatctttctattatacataaattataaattaaatgtaaGCTGCGGTAATTCCaacaaactttttttattttattttgtgtaaatatacaacacttTAGAAGAGATGTGTAGTCAAACaaaatgactataatttaatttagtaACAAATCTTGACTAGATGTcttcctaatatttttttattttttttaaatgtaggATTTGGTAATgttggttaaaaaaatattaaattccaAGCAATAAAGAATAGATCttctttttacaatttttatcctaaatttgtttgttaattttcctcattcattcatgtgtaaACA is part of the Solanum stenotomum isolate F172 chromosome 8, ASM1918654v1, whole genome shotgun sequence genome and encodes:
- the LOC125874961 gene encoding protein argonaute 5-like — protein: MSERGRGRRGGSPYGGGRGGGRTPPYGGGRGDGRTPPYGGGRGGGRTPPSDGRGRGYPSPGGRGRGTYSSGGSSSYSASPSYNAPPSYNPPPIYHHQQPSMAVSSMTREVEQKLSLQPSTSANPPAGPQPVQQLSPPVATIPAHLAGPSTSTQPPRPPPVSSKNMRPPPRPDYGTIGRRCLVKANHFLVQVADRDVHHYDVTITPEVLSKKVCRLIIKQLVESYKLSHLGGRGLAYDGRKSAYTAGALPFASKEFVIMFADDNGGARREREFKVSIKFAAKADIHHLKQFLRSRQSDVPQETIQALDVVLRTNPSVNYEVVGRSLFHNESPDDTGSLTGGLEYWRGYYQSLRPTQMGLALNIDMSARAFYEPIFVSDYVLRHLNLRDDPQVRLSDQDHSKVRKVLKGVKVEATHQGRRYRITGLTPRSSMTMMFPVDGTETMVSVAAYFQQKYSIVLTYPMLPALQCGSNAKAVYLPMEICKIVSGQRYTKMLNGRQVTEMLRATCQRPKERQGGIREIVKANNYADDNLVHEFGIGVDAPLTTIEARVLKAPMLMYHESGKESRVDPRVGQWNMIDKKLINAAHVNNWTCVSFSSRVPPERLVDRLLHMCISKGMSFESPLVPLRRAHPEQIERTLRDIHGESMQAIDRKKGDKKIKHLQLLIVVLPDGSGQYGMIKRLCEIDLGIVSQCCHPKNLQPPSNPYLENLSLKINVKVGGRNSVLELAVTKRMPFISDTPTIVFGADVTHPQPGEDSSPSIAAVVASMDWPEVTKYRGIVSAQPHRQEIIMDLYTEKEDSKKGIVRGGMIMDLLKAFFKVTGSKPRRIIFYRDGVSEGQFNQVLLEEMDAIRKACVSLEEDYMPPVTFVVVQKRHHTRLFPSNHDDRSLTDRSGNILPGTVVDTRICHPTEFDFYLCSHAGIKGTSRPAHYHVLYDENNFTANAIQNVTNHLCYTYVRCTRSVSLVPPAYYAHLAAFRARYYMENDVGVRAANEGGEGGAATREQAAAQFRPLPNIHENVSEVMFYC